Part of the Terriglobia bacterium genome is shown below.
AGCCAGCTTAGTTTCGGTCTCATGGGCGAAACGGTCCCTTAAATTCCAGACAGCCCTCAATGCGCTACGCGACAACATGAAATAATGTCCGAAGCCGATCGACGTCAGCGCTCACAAATTCTCTTTGGAGATGCCACAGCTTATAATCGTTTGGTAACCTCAGATAGATGACTCTTGCGGCACTCCAAGTCCTATGAGGATGGCGTTCCCATCCAATCGGATCAGCAATTGTGTTCAATAATGTAGCTTCCTTTGAGCCTGGGAAAAACCGAGTGCGCCATCGCTCCACATGTTCTTCGGATGCCAAAAAATCACGCTTGTAGCCATTGCATTTTTTGTCGGCGACAACGAGATTGTCAATTCCATTGTCCGGATATCGCGACCAGGGAATAAAATGGTCCAACTCAGCGGAATGGGGCTCGCGGATTCGCGTCGAGCAATAAAAGCATTGCTCTTGCTGCAGTTCCCATATTCCCCCTCGAATCCTGGTTGTCGAAGTTCTGTCTACTCCGAATAGAAAATCCTCCAGTTGAGCGTCGTGCAGATTGTTCAGGCGCGAAACCATGGCAGCCCATTTTCTGTGAATCAGCGGCCGGAGGAGACCGTTCAATTGTAATAGATACTCTCCCACGCCAGGTTTGAATCGTATCTGGTTATCGAATTGTCCAGCCTGAGCATTTTGGTAACGGCGGACGTCCACATTTTGGAAAACCTCTCCCCAAGCGATTTCATAAATGAAGCGGTCTTCAACGGCACCGAACTTTTGGAGACGCGGAAGAGGCATCTCAATGAGTTTCCACTCAACACGTTTTACTAACTCCTCAAAATCATCTTGTGCCGCCCACTTTGCTTGCGGAAGTGGAGTCGACGGGTCAGGAGCATGACGATTGCGAAACTTTGCAATGAAAGAGAGGATTCCGGCCTGCCCCCCTACGTTCTGCCTTAAAATTGACGGTTCTGAGTCCAAATCAAAGGGAAATGTATGAGGCCAATAAATTTCGATAACTTTCTCTGCCAGTTGGTGGGTCGTCACGCTTTCGGGTGCTACTCCGGACTCCAACGAATTCTCCATGCATAAATCCATCAAGCCGATTAGAACGGCATACTTGTAGGTGGCCGCAAATCTTCCTTCATCAAGCAATGCGAGAAGCTTCTCGGCGAAACCGATGATGCCGCGTCCTTTATCGTCTGGTTGAGTCATTCCCTTTCCCAGTACGGCGCCTGCAAAGGCAAAACCCAGCGGATCCCCCCACGCGGGTCATCTACGTCTCCAAGGTAGCGAGGAATAATGTGCAGGTGAGCATGTGCTACAGTCTGCCCAGCGGCCTTTCCCGCGTTAATGCCAATATTGTACCCGTCTGGTGAATATTTTTTCTCAAGGTGCTTCCGAGTGAGGTCGATCAGTCCCCAGATCTCCTTTTGCTCCTCTTCTGGCAATCTGAAAAAGTCCGTCTCATGCCGTCGAGGCAAGATTAGCATGTGCCCGGGGCTGACCGGGAATTTGTCCAGAAACGCGACGGCAAAATCGGTTTGTAAGACCATGTCACCCAAAGAAATGCGCTCACAGAAAACACATTCCATGCCTTGAATCTTAGCAAGATTCGAATGACCCGTCACCTCCTTGGCTTCTTTGTCGTAAAGAGGGCGAACTATGAACAGTGGGAGGCCGCGCTTCATAAATTCCCGATTGACCAAAGCGCGTAATCTCAGTTTATGCAGGAGATGGAAATCGAAACGCCCTAACCCCAACTTTATCCTAAAGTTTCCATGTAAACATTCCGTAAAGATTGTAGGGGAATATCGAATGTCCGCTGGAAACGAGGAAGCGGGCAGAGAAAGGTTTACGGAGTGTTCGATCATCCTCGCTGAATCCATGAATTTGAGTGACCCCGATACCCGCATCGCTTTTCCTTAGACTGTCGAATGCCGAGCCTTGCCCCGATTCCTCATAAGTAGAAAGCCGATGCAAAATCGATCGGGTACCAGATCTTGACACGCCTTGTGCGAGCCCAGCACGCTCGAATCAGCCAACCCCTGAAAGCGGAGATCCTTTATGACGGAAGCCCTTTTGGTCGCAGGTGTCGTCCTGTGTTTAGCAATTCTGGCCATTCTCTTCATCCTTCTCAAGCGGAACCCGGAGCAACTTTTTTCGGCATTGCAACTCCGCTTAGATTCCCTGGAAAAGAGTCAAGAGAGAATTGAACGTTCGGTGCGCGATGACAATGCAAAGAATCGGGAGGAAGCTGCTTCAAATGCCCGACAAACTCGCGAGGAAATGACAAACGCCATCGTCTCCTTTGGAAATTCATTGCAGAAGCAAATGACCGGTATGGCAGACCTCCAAAACAACCAGTTCAGCAGTTTCACCAAGCAGCTCTCCCTCTCGACCCAAACCAATGAACAGAAACTGCACCAGATGCGAGAAACCATCGAACAGCGCCTAGAAGCAATTCAAAAAGAAAACACGCAACAACTTTCCCTCGTTCGCGAGGATTTGACGGCCAGCGGGAACGCGCTGCGTGAGGAAGTAAACAATGCGATTGTCACCTTTGGCGATTCGCTGCAAAGACAAATCACAGGCATGGCGGAGCTGCAAAGCCATTAGTTCGACAGTTTCACAAAACAACTGTCTGTCCTGACTCAGGCCAATGAACAGACACTCGACAAAGTCCGAGAGACGGTCGAGCAGCGGTTGGTAGCCATTCAGGAACAGAGTACCGGTCAGCTTTCGCTCGTTCGCGAAGACTCCATGTCGAGCGCGAAAGCCCTTCGGGAGGAAGTGATCGTTTCAGTTAAGACCTTTGGCGACTCAATTGTCAGCACGATTTCTGAGCTAATCACTACCCAAACAAGCCAGTTTGATTCATTGGGAGTTCAGTTCGGCAAGTTGACGGAGGCTAATGAAAACCGGCTTGAGGCGGTACGGGTCACGGTGGACGGAAAGCTGAAACAAATCCAGGAGGACAACACCCGGCAGCTTGAACTGATGCGGACCACAGTGGACGAGAAGTTGCACAGCACGCTCGAGAAACGCCTGGGTGAGTCGTTCAAACAGGTTTCAGATCGACTGGAGCAGGTCCATAAGGGTCTGGGGGAAATGCAAACGCTGGCCACCGGGGTCGGCGATCTGAAGAGGGTTTTGACCAACGTGAAGACGCGAGGCGAGTGGGGAGAGTTTCAGCTAGGAGTCCTGCTCGAGGAGATGCTGTCACCTGACCAGTTTGAGAAAAACGTGAAAACCAAGGAGGGGAGCAATGAAATAGTGGAGTTTGCCATCAAGCTTCCCGGACGTGGAGATGATGGTGGAACTGTGGTGTGGCTTCCGATCGACGCCAAGTTCCCAACGGAGGCATATCACCGTCTGCTGGATGCCCAGGAAAAGGCTGATCCTGAAGCAATTGAGGAAGCCGCCAAGACTCTAACGGCGGGGATCAGGACTTGTGCCAAGGATATCCATGACAAGCATCTCAACCCGCCGGTGACCACCGATTTCGGAATCATGTTCTTGCCGAGCGAGAGTCTGTATGCCGAGGTTGTGCGAAGACCTGGTCTGATTGAAAGCATTCAACATGAATTCCGCGTAAACATCTCCGGTCCCTCCACCTTTGCCGCCTTGTTGAATAGCCTCCAGATGGGTTTTCGCACTCTTGCGATTCAGAAGCGATCGAGCGAAGTGTGGCAGCTTCTGGGCGCCGTCAAATCGGAATTCACGAAGTTCGGCGACATCTTGGACGGTGTGAAGAAGAAGCTGGATCAGGCCTCGACCACGATGGATCTGGCCGCCAGAAAATCCCGGACGATTTCCCGCAAGCTCAGGGATGTCCAGGAACTACCATCGGCGGAGTCGGATCTCATGCTGGTGGGAGCAGAGGAGGAAGCGGCGGTGGAGGAAGTGTGAGGGGCATAAATTCAGGATGCCATATCTAAGTGTGATTGATAAGTGTCTAGCGAATAATATTGGGGGCTGCCGCAGACAATTCTTGAGAGAATTTCGATTCAGGAGGATGCAATGGCAAGGTTGACGAGTGAGAAGGTTCTCCCTATATACGCTGCCAGCGAAATGTGGCGAAAGAAATGTTTGATCGGGGATGGTTCAGTATTTACGCAAGGAAGAATCTGGACGATGGACTCCCTTGCTGAACTCAATCAGTGCGTTGTAAAGAATCCCCAGCATGATGCGCGTACGTTCTATGAGAAACTCGAGGGGCAACTCGAAAATGCCTCCGAAGAAGCCAAAAAGCTGGCGTCCGAGATGTTGTGGTTAATGTTCCTCTTCCCTTCTAATATCAACGCCAAAACGAAACGGGAAGGCATTGCACGAGTGTGGTCCCTGACGGGTGCTTCGCTCGACAATAATCACGAATTCCTCTTGCAGCCTCTTGAAAAGGGCATCGGTAGCTGTGGGCAAGCTTACAATAACCTTCGTCCAGCAGAATTGGGCTACTTCATTGGCTCCATGCAGGCTTGGAAAGAGCTAGTTGCTGAAAGATGGAATGAATTACTTGGAGACCCTTGGAAATTCGGAAACTGGCTGGATTCATTGGAGGGCAGCAACAAACGGCAACTTCGGCATATCCTCTTGTACCTGCTTTTCCCAGACACCTACGAGCGAATTTCCTCGGGGGCTGAGAAACGCGAAATAATAGATACCTTCCAAGGAGATTTAGCAATTCCTGGAGACGCTGAGGAGCCAACCGCCTCAGACTCGAACTGGGTAAGAAGAGATAGACAATTATTCCGGATTAGGAAAATCTACTCAGAGTCACATCCTTCTCAGGAGTTAGACTTCTACCATAGTCCACTCAGAGACGCGTGGGGTAAGAACAAAAAGGTCACTCCGAAACCCCCAAAGGAAGGTGTCGCAACGCACGACCCATCATCACCTTATAAAACCGAAGATGCAATTGCTGGATTATTTATCGACAAAGAAGCCTTTGAAGATATTTTGGTCCTATTTCGCACCAAGAAAAACATTCTATTGCAGGGTCCTCCCGGGGTCGGCAAGACCTTTATCGCAAAGCGGCTGGCCTTTGCTCTAATTGGCACAGAAAGCGAGACTCAAGTTTCGATGGTGCAGTTTCACCAATCATATTCGTATGAAGACTTCATTCAAGGATATCGTCCGGATGCGAACACCGGCGGATTCAAGT
Proteins encoded:
- a CDS encoding AAA family ATPase, giving the protein MARLTSEKVLPIYAASEMWRKKCLIGDGSVFTQGRIWTMDSLAELNQCVVKNPQHDARTFYEKLEGQLENASEEAKKLASEMLWLMFLFPSNINAKTKREGIARVWSLTGASLDNNHEFLLQPLEKGIGSCGQAYNNLRPAELGYFIGSMQAWKELVAERWNELLGDPWKFGNWLDSLEGSNKRQLRHILLYLLFPDTYERISSGAEKREIIDTFQGDLAIPGDAEEPTASDSNWVRRDRQLFRIRKIYSESHPSQELDFYHSPLRDAWGKNKKVTPKPPKEGVATHDPSSPYKTEDAIAGLFIDKEAFEDILVLFRTKKNILLQGPPGVGKTFIAKRLAFALIGTESETQVSMVQFHQSYSYEDFIQGYRPDANTGGFKLKNGVFFDFCRRAREDRERDYVLIVDEINRGNLSKIFGEAMMLIEPDKRSEKWAISLAYSDDRFYVPENMYLLGMMNTADRSLAMVDYALRRRFGFVDLIPAFKRSEFREFLKGRGVEDELIELIISKMSRLNKEIEEDKDLGAGFCIGHSFFCPPEGNGKADSVWYKQVIINEISPLINEYWFDKSRKEKQEIINRLLDGI
- the rmuC gene encoding DNA recombination protein RmuC, which codes for MSSAKALREEVIVSVKTFGDSIVSTISELITTQTSQFDSLGVQFGKLTEANENRLEAVRVTVDGKLKQIQEDNTRQLELMRTTVDEKLHSTLEKRLGESFKQVSDRLEQVHKGLGEMQTLATGVGDLKRVLTNVKTRGEWGEFQLGVLLEEMLSPDQFEKNVKTKEGSNEIVEFAIKLPGRGDDGGTVVWLPIDAKFPTEAYHRLLDAQEKADPEAIEEAAKTLTAGIRTCAKDIHDKHLNPPVTTDFGIMFLPSESLYAEVVRRPGLIESIQHEFRVNISGPSTFAALLNSLQMGFRTLAIQKRSSEVWQLLGAVKSEFTKFGDILDGVKKKLDQASTTMDLAARKSRTISRKLRDVQELPSAESDLMLVGAEEEAAVEEV
- a CDS encoding HIT family protein is translated as MECVFCERISLGDMVLQTDFAVAFLDKFPVSPGHMLILPRRHETDFFRLPEEEQKEIWGLIDLTRKHLEKKYSPDGYNIGINAGKAAGQTVAHAHLHIIPRYLGDVDDPRGGIRWVLPLQAPYWERE